Genomic DNA from Desulfobacteraceae bacterium:
CTTCACTGCGTCGCGGTCCTCGGCCGGGGCCCTGCCGGCCATCATGGCTTCTGGGAGGCAGCTCTTTTGGGGCGGCGCCGCCGTCTTTTCGCAGGAAATCTTCGTCATGGCCCAGACCGAGGTGCTCTACGGCATTCACCCTGTCTGCGAGGCTCTGCGCGCCGGGCGCCGGAGGGTCTTTGGGCTTTATACCCTCAACCGCCCCTCCCGGCGGCTCCAGGCGGCCCTTGAGTTGGCACGGCAGGCGCAGGTGGTGGTGGAAACCCTTTCCGGCGGTCAGCTCCAGGCCCTCGCCGGGACGCCCCAGCATCAAGGGCTTGCGGCCCGGGTGGGGCCCTACCCCTTTGCCGACCTGCAAAGCGCCCTGGCCAACCCGGCTGCCGGCAGGCACCAACCGCTGGTGGTGATCCTGGACAACGTGGTCGACCCCCACAACCTGGGGGCCCTGGTGCGCACCGGGCACTGTGCCGGGGTGGCCGCGATGGTGATTCCCAAGGACCGTGCCGCGGCGCCCACACCGGCGGTATCCAAGATCTCGGCCGGGGCTTTGGAGCACATCCGGCTGGTCCGGGTGACCAACGTCGTCGGCACGCTGCGCGCCTTAAAGGCCCAGGGCTTCTGGGCGGTGGGGCTGGACCGCGGCGGCGATCGGTCGCTGTTTGAAATTGATCTGCGGACTCCGACGGCCATCGTGGTCGGCGGCGAGGGGCGGGGCATCCGGCCGCTGGTCAAGACCCACTGCGATTTTTTGGCCGCGATCCCCCAAATGGGGCGGATCGATTCGCTCAACGCCTCGGTGGCGGGTGCCATCGCGATCTACGAGGCGCTGCGGCAGCGATCGGGCGGTACCCCCCTGCCCACGAAAACCCGTTCACCGCTGCCATAACCCCAAACACCCGGGAGAAAAAACACGATGAACGCAAACGCCAAGATCACGGTTCAGCCCGACGGCACGCTGACCGTTCCCGACCAGCCGGTGATCCCCTTCATCGAG
This window encodes:
- the rlmB gene encoding 23S rRNA (guanosine(2251)-2'-O)-methyltransferase RlmB; amino-acid sequence: FTASRSSAGALPAIMASGRQLFWGGAAVFSQEIFVMAQTEVLYGIHPVCEALRAGRRRVFGLYTLNRPSRRLQAALELARQAQVVVETLSGGQLQALAGTPQHQGLAARVGPYPFADLQSALANPAAGRHQPLVVILDNVVDPHNLGALVRTGHCAGVAAMVIPKDRAAAPTPAVSKISAGALEHIRLVRVTNVVGTLRALKAQGFWAVGLDRGGDRSLFEIDLRTPTAIVVGGEGRGIRPLVKTHCDFLAAIPQMGRIDSLNASVAGAIAIYEALRQRSGGTPLPTKTRSPLP